From Pseudomonas sp. stari2:
GCAGGATGATCAGCCACGCGTAGTTGCGGATCAGCAGGTTGGTCCAGAACGGAATGGTGATGAGCAACACCATCAGGTTGCGTCGGCGCGGGGTCAGGCTCGACATCCACAACGCCACCGGAAACCCGAACAGAAAGCACAACACGGTGGTGCCGCCGGCCTGGAACACCGAGCGCAACAGTGCCTGGGCGTAGACCCAGTTCAGTTCCAGCTCGCCGTCGAAACCTTCCTGGAAAAACAGCTGCACGTAACTCTGCAACTGCCATTGCGCCTGCCAGTCGACGCCGCCGTAGGTGTTGCGCGGCAGCAGGCTGATGTAACCCATGATCCCCAGCGGAATGGCGATCAGGGCGAGCAGGGTCAACACCACCGGGCTGAGCAACAGCGCGCGGTTGAGGGAGGGGGAAGTGCTGCTGACGCTCATCTCAGGCCTCCATCAACAGGCAGGCCTGGGGTGGCAGGCGCACCGCCACGGGCTCGCCGACCGCACGACAAGCGCTCAGGCCTTCGTTGTTTTCCCGCAGCATGACTTTTATGTCGTTGTTCAAGCGGCACTGGTACAGCGTTGCAGTGCCGACATACAGCACGGCCTCGATCACCCCGCGCAGATGATGGGGTTGATCCGCCGCGACCAGTTGCGAACGCTCGGGACGAAACGCCAGTTGCACGCTGCTGCCATTGACGCCTTGTGGCGGGCAGGGGATTTCCACCGGCATGCCGTTGGGCACGAAGAGGTTCTGGTTGTGCTCGCCGCGCTTGAGCTGGCCAGGGAGGAAGTTGATGTCGCCGATGAACTGGGCGACGAAGCGGTGCTGCGGGCGTTCATAGATGTCGGTCGGGGTGCCGATCTGCAGGATCTTGCCGGCGGACATCACCGCAATCCGGTCGGACAGGGTCAGGGCTTCTTCCTGATCGTGGGTGACAAAGATGAAGGTGATCCCGGCTTCCTGTTGCACACGCTTGAGTTCGACCTGCATTTCCTTGCGCAGCTTCAGGTCCAGCGCCGACAGCGGCTCGTCGAGCAACAGTACTTTCGGTTTCGGCGCCAGGGCCCGGGCCAGAGCCACGCGCTGCTGCTGGCCACCGGACAGTTCCGCCGGTTTGCGCCCGGCCAGGTGCTCCATCTGCACCAGCGCGAGCATCTCGTCGACCCGTCCGGGGATCGTCTTGCGATCAAGACCCTGCATCTCGAGGCCGAAGGCGATATTCTGCGCGACACTCATGTGCGGAAACAGCGCGTAACTCTGGAATACCGTGTTGACCCGACGCTTGAACGGCGGCAGGTGATTGACCGTTTCACCCGCCAGACGGATCTCGCCGTCGCTGACGTGTTCGAATCCGGCGATGGTGCGCAGCAAGGTGGTTTTGCCGCAGCCCGAGGGGCCGAGCAGGGTGAAGAATTCATTGTCGGCGATGTTCACCGAGACATTGTCGAGGGCTGGCGCGAGGCCGGGATCGTCGGAGTACCGTTTGGAGACATTACGCACTTCAATTGCTATTGGTTGACCCATAATGGTGCAATCCTCTAATTATTGTATGCAATATCTGAATGCAATTTAGAAATACCCGGATT
This genomic window contains:
- a CDS encoding ABC transporter ATP-binding protein; its protein translation is MGQPIAIEVRNVSKRYSDDPGLAPALDNVSVNIADNEFFTLLGPSGCGKTTLLRTIAGFEHVSDGEIRLAGETVNHLPPFKRRVNTVFQSYALFPHMSVAQNIAFGLEMQGLDRKTIPGRVDEMLALVQMEHLAGRKPAELSGGQQQRVALARALAPKPKVLLLDEPLSALDLKLRKEMQVELKRVQQEAGITFIFVTHDQEEALTLSDRIAVMSAGKILQIGTPTDIYERPQHRFVAQFIGDINFLPGQLKRGEHNQNLFVPNGMPVEIPCPPQGVNGSSVQLAFRPERSQLVAADQPHHLRGVIEAVLYVGTATLYQCRLNNDIKVMLRENNEGLSACRAVGEPVAVRLPPQACLLMEA